In one Bactrocera tryoni isolate S06 chromosome 5, CSIRO_BtryS06_freeze2, whole genome shotgun sequence genomic region, the following are encoded:
- the LOC120778987 gene encoding protein inturned, with amino-acid sequence MRKSQPLLPNEQHNTARLGLHSAEGGSESYSSESTFSDSYTDSSDLANWEEYVADDGTLFYAEYLPQARRPLHEKRIEFARSSSLRMGKKTARRQQQQQQQEQKQTSQQRQAQQPAQQGKAHGSGRQAQTAAQAPAHEHRFSHISKSHETPCYKQLELVITAADRFRFGRRSTAVESILGFRVVPFPDQPECLMVDSFVHAMPTMLQQQYQQQQQQQQQQQQQQLQQHPTTQSPSETAEIERGDWFKSLDDIEVRTSNVDELLLQFVEPTKVCLKFQGAARQAEGAGSAAHANGNAGAVGGAAELQKVENFAMFAQIFEKLQPRALTATVETDKGTTAQPVKATIDATPDVALPFALLILPPECYQNDQYKDSLYYYPEDAQTNFLYKARGSFLTLNAVLTEELQTKPLISRLQVDNVTYFVCYRSLNGLLVLFAYAAAYHSQPEAGLRADELIGYIRFAFPTLNLENFTNGNATTAALRSFLHHFCGIQRVRILRAHRKQPVLFEELLKESRHMPLPKEAQLRIFDALSEMEAMDYRNWNDEPLNTHREFFIHGSALYYDHYLLASQMPLEVRASVELFMRCRGIFEFISEQSVKELYVWEEVALPQATGRYFLTICSRSHLILAVILKIFDAPDLSPDDTVPPSLFYIEEIQETLDHLIQCGIESLAIFWSISNKRPEVLDKVEQPDDASAEKESRKIENFIKQKFSAAASAATGGATTQERASNQRTLGFDEETHLCSSLGGSSIHSLTPSEDDSSRKRLTASSVINATTSNAGNNEDSDSGGSDWDNFGEQNPLHYGCDSELQSPMTESLWKEINNVVPVKISAGWKNAVFYYVYVDNTNGSVFCPLKANSESFPFLAEMRKACHTIRAVLQNTKHYRRLLAQENSKPAVGKGMLAIKEHGMTIQVREFTDATATSTSDAESVVKGRFVVVGRLFNSPLKEVYVCHKPDVPQNMVEMAFRLSFFSVG; translated from the coding sequence ATGCGCAAATCACAGCCACTGCTGCCGAATGAACAACACAATACCGCACGTTTAGGGCTGCACAGCGCGGAAGGTGGCTCCGAAAGCTACTCTTCCGAATCTACATTTAGCGACTCATACACCGATAGCAGTGATTTGGCCAATTGGGAAGAATATGTAGCCGATGATGGCACGCTGTTCTACGCCGAGTATCTGCCGCAAGCGCGTCGACCGCTACATGAGAAGCGCATTGAGTTTGCGCGCAGCAGTTCGCTGCGCATGGGCAAGAAGACAGCgcgacgacaacaacaacagcaacagcaagaaCAGAAACAAACAAGCCAACAGCGACAGGCGCAGCAGCCAGCGCAGCAGGGCAAAGCGCACGGTAGTGGCCGGCAGGCGCAGACAGCTGCACAGGCACCCGCGCATGAGCACCGTTTCTCACACATTAGCAAGTCACACGAAACGCCGTGCTATAAGCAATTGGAATTGGTAATTACGGCAGCGGATCGTTTTCGCTTTGGTCGTCGCTCTACCGCCGTCGAGTCGATACTTGGCTTCCGTGTGGTGCCGTTCCCAGACCAGCCGGAGTGCTTAATGGTTGACAGCTTCGTGCATGCCATGCCCACCATGCTGCAACAGcaataccaacaacagcaacaacagcagcaacaacaacaacaacagcagctacaGCAACATCCAACTACACAATCACCAAGCGAGACCGCGGAAATCGAGCGTGGCGATTGGTTTAAGTCTTTGGATGACATCGAAGTGCGCACCAGCAATGTAGATGAACTGTTGTTGCAGTTCGTTGAACCCACTAAAGTGTGTCTAAAGTTTCAGGGCGCTGCACGTCAAGCTGAAGGCGCTGGCAGTGCGGCGCATGCAAATGGTAACGCGGGCGCTGTGGGTGGCGCGGCTGAACTGCAAAAGGTGGAAAATTTCGCAATGTTTGCGCAAATATTTGAGAAATTGCAACCGCGCGCGTTAACCGCAACAGTCGAAACTGATAAGGGCACAACTGCGCAGCCGGTCAAAGCTACTATCGATGCCACGCCAGATGTTGCATTGCCATTCGCGCTACTCATACTGCCGCCTGAGTGTTATCAAAATGATCAATATAAAGACTCTTTGTACTATTATCCCGAAGATGCGCAAACGAATTTTCTTTATAAGGCGCGTGGCAGCTTTCTCACGCTGAACGCTGTGCTCACCGAggagctgcaaacgaaaccgcTCATCTCACGTCTACAAGTCGACAATGTCACCTACTTCGTCTGCTATCGCTCACTCAACGGCCTGCTGGTGCTCTTCGCTTATGCTGCCGCTTATCATTCACAGCCGGAGGCTGGTCTGCGCGCCGATGAACTCATCGGTTATATACGTTTCGCCTTTCCCACGCTCAATTTGGAGAACTTCACTAATGGCAATGCAACGACCGCCGCCCTGCGTAGTTTTCTACATCATTTCTGTGGCATACAACGTGTGCGCATATTGCGCGCACACCGCAAACAGCCGGTACTCTTCGAGGAGTTGCTCAAAGAGTCACGCCATATGCCGTTGCCGAAGGAGGCGCAGCTGCGCATATTTGATGCGTTGAGCGAAATGGAGGCCATGGATTATAGAAATTGGAATGATGAGCCATTGAATACGCATCGTGAATTTTTCATACACGGCAGCGCTTTGTACTACGATCATTACTTGCTTGCCTCGCAAATGCCCTTGGAGGTGCGCGCAAGCGTGGAGCTCTTCATGCGCTGTCGCGGCATATTTGAGTTTATTAGCGAGCAGAGCGTGAAGGAGTTGTATGTGTGGGAGGAGGTCGCCTTGCCGCAGGCCACCGGTCGTTATTTTCTCACAATTTGCAGTCGCAGCCATTTGATACTGGCGGTGATACTGAAAATTTTCGATGCGCCAGACTTGTCGCCCGACGACACTGTGCCGCCATCGCTGTTCTACATCGAAGAAATTCAGGAGACGCTTGATCATCTCATACAATGCGGCATTGAATCGTTAGCCATATTTTGGTCCATCTCTAATAAGCGTCCGGAGGTGTTGGATAAAGTTGAGCAGCCTGATGATGCCAGCGCCGAGAAGGAGTCACGAAAAATTGagaatttcataaaacaaaaattctccGCCGCCGCATCGGCCGCCACAGGTGGCGCTACAACGCAGGAACGCGCCAGCAATCAACGCACACTTGGTTTCGATGAGGAGACGCACCTCTGCTCGTCGCTTGGCGGTTCGTCCATACACAGTCTCACACCGAGTGAAGATGATTCGAGTCGCAAGCGTCTAACCGCCAGCAGCGTCATAAACGCCACCACCAGCAATGCCGGCAATAATGAGGACTCTGATAGCGGCGGCTCAGATTGGGATAACTTTGGCGAACAAAATCCCTTACATTATGGCTGCGACTCGGAGCTGCAATCGCCAATGACCGAATCACTGTGGAAAGAAATCAATAATGTTGTGCCGGTTAAAATCTCCGCCGGCTGGAAGAACGCTGTCTTCTATTATGTCTATGTGGACAATACAAATGGTTCGGTGTTCTGTCCGCTTAAAGCGAACTCCGAGTCATTTCCCTTTCTTGCCGAAATGCGTAAAGCTTGCCATACTATACGCGCCGTTTTACAGAATACCAAACATTATCGGCGTCTGTTGGCGCAAGAGAACTCCAAACCGGCCGTTGGCAAAGGTATGCTGGCCATTAAGGAACATGGTATGACAATACAAGTGCGCGAGTTCACGGATGCCACGGCAACTAGCACATCGGATGCGGAGAGTGTTGTTAAGGGACGTTTCGTAGTCGTCGGTCGTTTATTTAACTCACCGTTGAAGGAGGTTTACGTATGTCATAAGCCCGATGTGCCACAAAATATGGTGGAAATGGCTTTCCGTCTGTCATTCTTCTCGGTAGGTTAA